The following proteins are encoded in a genomic region of Variovorax paradoxus:
- a CDS encoding ABC transporter ATP-binding protein/permease gives MSAIVVVVALTAYGQIELNSWNKPFYDAISRRDLGEFVTQVGVFAVIAGALLVLNVAQRWLAETLQLKLREAVVSDLVGLWLQPRRAFWLQASGPMGAHPDQRMHDDTLKLCDLSVTLGVGLLQAAMLFGSFASVLWVLSKDFSLFFDGKDHVLPGFMLWAAIAYAVAGSLVTYWVGNGLISRNAERYAREGELRFSLTRINEHLDGISLAGGEADEKRRVAMHFGDVLRATSRVVLGLTNLTWVTAGFGWVTIIAPTLVAAPLYFSGKVSFGGLMMAAAAFTQAQSSLRWFVDNFSIIADWRATLLRVADLRRMLASDLEAQAGGSRIAYEEGEAGALAIEALEVRSWTGHDRLDTPELVVHRGQRVLVLGTPGTEKTLLFRALAGLWPWGAGTVRRPAGETIHYMPRGTPYIPRGTLAEVLSYAMEPSTYPREAMVAALASVGLQRLEPLLDRTGRWESDLSMDEQLRLGFARVALQAPSWLVMDEAFGAFDDDTLELVIDVLGKLTHTGIVHIGSAGEAHDRLFTQVVRLVKAPSAATEEQRP, from the coding sequence ATGAGCGCAATCGTCGTGGTCGTCGCGCTCACGGCGTACGGGCAGATCGAACTCAACAGCTGGAACAAGCCGTTCTACGATGCGATCTCGCGTCGCGACCTGGGCGAATTCGTCACGCAGGTCGGCGTTTTTGCGGTGATTGCGGGCGCGCTGCTGGTCTTGAACGTGGCGCAGAGATGGCTGGCCGAAACCTTGCAGCTGAAGCTGCGCGAGGCCGTGGTCAGTGACCTCGTGGGGCTGTGGCTGCAGCCGCGCCGGGCGTTCTGGCTCCAGGCCAGCGGCCCGATGGGGGCCCACCCCGACCAGCGCATGCACGACGACACGCTGAAGCTGTGCGATCTGTCGGTCACCCTCGGCGTAGGCCTGTTGCAGGCAGCGATGCTGTTCGGCAGCTTTGCGAGCGTGCTGTGGGTCCTCTCCAAGGACTTCAGCCTTTTCTTCGACGGCAAGGACCACGTGCTGCCGGGCTTCATGCTGTGGGCGGCCATCGCCTATGCGGTCGCCGGTTCGCTGGTCACCTACTGGGTCGGCAACGGCCTGATCTCGCGCAACGCCGAGCGCTACGCGCGCGAAGGCGAATTGCGCTTCTCGCTGACGCGCATCAACGAGCATCTCGACGGCATCTCCCTGGCTGGCGGCGAGGCCGACGAGAAGCGCCGCGTCGCCATGCATTTCGGCGACGTCCTGCGCGCCACATCGCGCGTGGTGCTCGGGCTGACCAACCTGACCTGGGTCACCGCGGGCTTCGGCTGGGTCACCATCATCGCGCCGACGCTGGTGGCCGCGCCCCTCTACTTCTCGGGGAAGGTTTCGTTCGGCGGTTTGATGATGGCTGCCGCGGCCTTCACGCAGGCGCAGTCGTCGCTGCGCTGGTTCGTCGACAACTTCAGCATCATTGCCGACTGGCGCGCCACGCTGCTGCGCGTCGCCGACCTGCGCCGGATGCTGGCGTCCGATCTGGAGGCACAAGCAGGCGGCAGCCGCATTGCCTACGAGGAGGGCGAAGCCGGGGCGCTCGCGATCGAAGCGCTCGAGGTTCGTTCCTGGACCGGCCACGACCGGCTGGACACCCCGGAGCTCGTCGTGCACCGCGGCCAGCGCGTCCTGGTTCTCGGCACACCGGGCACCGAGAAGACCTTGCTGTTCCGGGCGCTCGCGGGCCTCTGGCCCTGGGGCGCCGGCACGGTGCGCCGGCCCGCCGGCGAGACGATCCACTACATGCCGCGCGGCACGCCCTACATTCCCCGCGGCACGCTGGCCGAAGTGCTGTCGTATGCGATGGAGCCGTCGACCTACCCGAGGGAAGCCATGGTGGCCGCACTGGCGAGCGTGGGCCTCCAGCGCCTGGAACCCTTGCTCGACAGGACGGGTCGCTGGGAGAGCGACCTCAGCATGGACGAGCAGTTGCGCCTGGGCTTCGCCCGCGTGGCGCTGCAGGCACCGTCCTGGCTGGTGATGGACGAGGCCTTCGGCGCGTTCGACGACGACACGCTCGAACTCGTCATCGACGTGCTGGGCAAGCTCACGCACACGGGCATTGTCCATATAGGCTCGGCCGGAGAAGCGCACGACCGGCTGTTCACGCAGGTGGTGCGTCTGGTGAAAGCGCCGAGCGCCGCGACCGAGGAGCAGCGACCATGA
- a CDS encoding glycoside hydrolase family 15 protein produces the protein MTFSVASQPDPAFESWLETQLRHSATAMLSSISPVSVVKHRPGFGQTVRPIVGAIVASPVLADYNPDPDYFFHWFRDSAVVIDALRLLYAEGRIGDEALQHLRDFIRFSLDLNRLDGRAAAAVEDRSACVAPELLQYLREDHDLATAFGDLVAAETRVNPDGTLDVCRWNRPQHDGAPLRALALLRWSAGGHLDAALLAEASELIRFDIDFTLRRWREPSYDIWEEELGHHYYTLRVSAAALAEGAAWLDGLGDAAQAQAQRCREESRAVLRLLDDYWVDERDERSVDRDATRGYYRSRALADGQPSPKALDIAVILSAIHSLGDEAAHGPADLRMQATLARLDALFDAAYPINHGRDAGRGAAMGRYAGDVYYSGGAYYFSTLGAAEFCFRAAAAMGGDARHWLDCGDAYLATVRAYTPAGGDLSEQFDQRSGAQTSAKQLAWSHAAFISCVSARHIAAGACLAPRGR, from the coding sequence GTGACCTTCAGCGTGGCGAGCCAGCCGGATCCGGCGTTCGAGTCCTGGCTCGAAACGCAGCTGCGCCATTCGGCGACGGCGATGCTGTCCAGCATCTCGCCGGTGTCGGTCGTCAAGCACCGGCCGGGCTTCGGCCAGACCGTGCGGCCGATCGTCGGCGCCATCGTGGCCTCGCCGGTCCTCGCCGACTACAACCCGGACCCGGACTACTTCTTTCACTGGTTCCGCGATTCCGCCGTCGTCATCGATGCATTGCGCCTGCTCTACGCCGAAGGGCGCATCGGCGACGAAGCCCTGCAGCACCTGCGGGACTTCATCCGCTTCAGCCTGGACTTGAACCGGCTCGACGGCCGCGCGGCTGCCGCGGTGGAGGACCGCAGCGCGTGCGTGGCCCCCGAGCTCTTGCAGTACCTGCGCGAGGACCATGACCTTGCGACAGCTTTCGGCGACCTGGTGGCCGCCGAGACACGGGTGAACCCCGACGGCACGCTCGATGTCTGCCGATGGAATCGCCCGCAGCACGACGGTGCGCCGCTGCGCGCGCTGGCGCTGCTGCGCTGGTCGGCCGGCGGGCACCTCGACGCGGCGCTGCTGGCGGAAGCCTCCGAGCTGATCCGCTTCGATATCGATTTCACGCTGCGTCGCTGGCGCGAGCCGTCATACGACATCTGGGAGGAGGAGCTCGGCCACCACTACTACACGCTGCGCGTCTCGGCGGCCGCGCTGGCCGAAGGCGCGGCATGGCTGGATGGCTTGGGCGACGCGGCGCAGGCGCAGGCGCAGCGCTGCCGTGAGGAGTCGCGCGCGGTGCTGCGCCTGCTCGACGACTACTGGGTCGATGAACGAGACGAGCGGTCGGTCGATCGCGACGCCACGCGCGGCTATTACCGTTCACGTGCGCTGGCGGACGGCCAGCCCAGTCCGAAGGCGCTGGACATCGCGGTGATCCTGTCGGCGATCCACAGCCTCGGCGACGAAGCCGCGCATGGACCGGCCGATCTGCGCATGCAGGCTACGCTGGCGCGCCTGGACGCGCTGTTCGACGCGGCCTATCCCATCAACCACGGCCGCGACGCAGGCCGTGGCGCGGCGATGGGCCGGTATGCCGGCGACGTGTACTACTCAGGCGGCGCGTACTACTTCTCGACGCTCGGCGCCGCCGAGTTCTGTTTCCGCGCCGCGGCGGCGATGGGCGGCGATGCACGCCATTGGCTGGACTGCGGCGACGCCTATCTCGCCACCGTGCGCGCGTACACGCCGGCCGGCGGTGATCTGTCGGAACAGTTCGACCAGCGCAGCGGCGCGCAGACCTCGGCAAAACAACTGGCCTGGAGCCACGCCGCTTTCATTTCGTGTGTCTCGGCGCGCCACATCGCGGCCGGCGCTTGCCTGGCGCCGCGCGGGCGATGA
- a CDS encoding CocE/NonD family hydrolase, which translates to MRHRESTFSRARRVLTRLVLALPVWSTWSWAADFGFRPPRDPDDATAADLMRDLAERILPVYQEADTDVFLANLTALQIVSGAYRAASDSSGSLRSRRQGKPFDDLVQRAILDGIYARARALEADGRLGFAEAYARAFQELVSPLDNLQAQAIMSRLEIPAAAYREPLRQAFDLWRAKGSLPEADALALVRTWHSYQSRRSFGALLPELFAAENRARYVAEGDVTIPVRGGVIHASLVRPGRTSDALPTLLRFTLDPAEDDAQRSAAKGYVGVTAYVRGRTPDGNGAVWPFVRDGEDAAAVIDWIARQAWSDGRVCMIGDGYSGYAAWAAARLRPAALKAIATIAPMAPGIDFPMAGQIFRNAMVRWAQEHANAEPLRADADASPDATWQALDARWYRGNRPYWDIDRVLIGKRSRLIRTWLTHPSHDRYWQKFLPSAQQFARIDIPVLSFAGYYGADAGALYFHDEHRRNRPQADTTLLLGPYDAASIRLGTAPTLRGYTLDPVARVDLPELRLQWLDHVLKGANKPSLLMDRVNYQVMGADQWRHVPTRDAPQRTGLRFYLDTRERDDPHRLLASPSEGGGSARLSVDLADRRDVRIPWPDALRVKQLPTRNGLSFVSEPLSEDIEIFGSLRGVFDITPSRQDVDFSVSLYEQTDSGEYQLLFDPYDFRASYAGHRVRRRLLRAGERQLLAFTAERVTARRLAAGSRIVLLIALNKRPDRQINYGSGKDVNSETVADAKWPVRVRWHARSYIEIQTGKP; encoded by the coding sequence ATGAGACACCGCGAGTCGACCTTCAGCCGTGCGCGCCGCGTTCTCACGCGGCTGGTTCTTGCGCTGCCCGTGTGGTCAACCTGGTCTTGGGCGGCGGATTTCGGCTTCCGGCCACCGCGCGACCCAGACGATGCCACCGCGGCGGACCTGATGCGAGATCTGGCCGAGCGCATCCTGCCGGTGTACCAGGAGGCGGACACCGATGTCTTCCTGGCCAACCTGACCGCCCTGCAGATCGTCAGCGGCGCCTACCGTGCAGCCTCCGACAGCAGCGGATCCCTGCGCAGCCGCCGCCAGGGCAAGCCGTTCGACGACCTGGTCCAACGCGCGATCCTCGACGGCATTTATGCGCGTGCGCGCGCACTCGAAGCGGACGGGCGCCTCGGCTTCGCCGAAGCCTACGCGCGCGCATTCCAGGAATTGGTGTCGCCGCTGGACAACCTGCAAGCACAGGCCATCATGTCGCGGCTCGAAATCCCAGCGGCGGCGTACAGGGAGCCGCTGCGCCAAGCTTTCGATCTGTGGCGCGCGAAGGGCAGCCTCCCGGAGGCCGATGCGCTGGCGCTCGTGCGGACCTGGCATTCGTACCAGTCGCGCCGCAGCTTCGGTGCGCTGCTGCCCGAACTGTTCGCGGCGGAAAACCGCGCCCGCTACGTGGCAGAGGGCGACGTCACGATTCCCGTGCGCGGGGGTGTCATCCATGCGAGCCTGGTTCGGCCCGGCCGCACCAGTGACGCTCTGCCGACGCTGCTGCGCTTCACGCTCGACCCCGCCGAGGACGACGCCCAGCGCAGCGCCGCCAAAGGCTACGTCGGCGTCACGGCGTACGTGCGCGGACGCACGCCCGACGGCAACGGCGCCGTATGGCCGTTCGTCCGCGACGGCGAAGACGCCGCCGCGGTCATCGACTGGATTGCCCGACAGGCGTGGAGCGACGGCCGCGTCTGCATGATCGGCGACGGCTACTCCGGCTACGCCGCCTGGGCTGCCGCCCGCTTGAGACCCGCGGCGCTCAAGGCCATCGCCACCATCGCGCCGATGGCGCCGGGCATCGACTTCCCGATGGCGGGACAGATCTTCCGCAACGCCATGGTCCGCTGGGCGCAGGAGCATGCGAATGCCGAGCCGCTTCGGGCTGACGCAGACGCCAGCCCGGATGCGACATGGCAGGCACTCGACGCGCGCTGGTATCGGGGCAATCGCCCTTACTGGGACATCGACCGCGTCCTGATCGGCAAGCGCAGCCGGCTGATTCGCACCTGGCTGACGCACCCCAGCCACGATCGCTACTGGCAGAAGTTCCTGCCGTCGGCGCAGCAGTTTGCGCGCATCGACATCCCGGTGCTCAGCTTCGCCGGCTACTACGGCGCCGACGCCGGCGCGCTCTACTTCCACGACGAGCATCGCCGCAATCGGCCACAAGCCGACACGACGCTGCTGCTCGGTCCCTACGATGCAGCCTCGATCCGGCTCGGCACCGCGCCGACGCTGCGCGGCTACACGCTGGACCCCGTCGCACGCGTCGACCTGCCCGAGCTCCGCTTGCAATGGCTCGACCACGTCCTGAAGGGCGCGAACAAGCCTTCCCTGCTGATGGACCGCGTCAACTACCAGGTGATGGGTGCGGACCAGTGGCGCCATGTGCCGACGCGGGACGCGCCGCAGCGCACCGGACTGCGCTTCTACCTCGACACCCGCGAGCGCGACGACCCGCACCGCCTGTTGGCGTCGCCGTCCGAAGGCGGTGGCAGTGCGCGGCTCTCCGTCGATCTCGCCGATCGGCGTGACGTGCGCATCCCGTGGCCGGACGCGCTGCGCGTGAAGCAACTGCCGACGCGCAACGGCTTGAGCTTTGTCAGTGAGCCGCTCTCAGAGGACATCGAGATCTTCGGCAGCTTGCGCGGCGTGTTCGACATCACGCCCTCGCGGCAGGACGTTGACTTCAGCGTCTCGCTCTATGAGCAGACGGACAGCGGCGAGTACCAACTGCTGTTCGATCCCTACGACTTCCGCGCCAGCTACGCAGGCCACCGGGTGCGCCGCAGGCTTCTTCGGGCCGGCGAGCGCCAGCTGCTTGCGTTCACCGCCGAACGCGTGACGGCTCGCAGGCTTGCGGCGGGCAGCCGCATCGTGCTGCTGATCGCCCTCAACAAACGACCCGACCGGCAGATCAACTACGGCAGCGGCAAGGACGTGAATTCGGAGACCGTTGCAGACGCCAAGTGGCCCGTGCGCGTGCGCTGGCATGCCCGCAGCTACATCGAAATCCAGACCGGCAAGCCTTGA
- a CDS encoding glycoside hydrolase family 3 N-terminal domain-containing protein yields MSRIDTLMARMTLAEKLGQLTMTASSYTVTGPVLAGDSTQSIIDGTVGNLLNMVGAGPTHEMQRLAVEKSRLGIPLLIGLDIIHGHRTLFPIPLAEAGTFDEDLWERTAREAAREAAADGLAMTFAPMLDVSRDPRWGRTAEGPGEDPWLNARIAEAKVRGFQGADLSSAESLAACAKHFVAYGAVNAGREYAAVDISERTLREVHLPGFAAAVRAGVATLMPAFTDLNGVPMTAHIPLLRDWLRGEMGWDGVIVSDYNAIAELIKHGVAADLADAAVLALKAGVDIDMMADAYRKGLPIALEQGRVTIEEIDASVRRVLRLKEQLGLFDDPYRRGATPEPPTVVAERHALSRDAARKAIVMLKNERDTLPLPAAPKALCVIGPLADASTEMKGPWWGAGEHEPAVSVLAGLRAALPQTDIRHAPGVAIESDDDSGIEAAALLCDGTDAVLLCLGERATMSGEAASRATPALPGRQQVLAEAVMARAHALGIPVVVVLFSGRPLVVPWLAEHADALLAAWFLGIEAGHAIADVVTGRATPSGRTPMSWPRAVGQVPIHFGERPTGRPINPADYFTSKYQDVENTPLYAFGHGLTYGRFIYDELQVQPQRVCEQDTLKVSVKLRNVGVREAEETVFLFVRGKLSRVTRPLLELKGCAKLRLMPGEAGSVNLELPAAELRYLGPDLQPLFQAGEVEILVGPSAEQSGLLRQTIELY; encoded by the coding sequence ATGAGCCGCATCGATACCCTCATGGCCCGGATGACGCTAGCCGAAAAGCTGGGTCAACTGACGATGACTGCCTCCAGCTACACGGTCACCGGGCCGGTGCTCGCGGGGGACTCCACGCAGTCGATCATCGACGGCACTGTCGGCAATCTGCTGAACATGGTCGGCGCCGGCCCCACGCACGAGATGCAGCGGCTGGCCGTCGAGAAGTCACGGCTGGGCATTCCGCTGCTGATCGGCCTGGACATCATTCATGGCCATCGCACGCTCTTTCCGATTCCGCTTGCCGAAGCCGGCACCTTCGACGAAGACCTCTGGGAGCGCACGGCGCGCGAGGCCGCCCGCGAAGCCGCTGCCGACGGCTTGGCGATGACTTTCGCGCCGATGCTCGATGTGTCGCGCGATCCACGCTGGGGCCGCACCGCCGAGGGACCCGGCGAAGACCCCTGGCTGAACGCACGCATCGCAGAGGCCAAGGTGCGCGGCTTCCAGGGGGCCGACCTGTCTTCGGCCGAATCGCTGGCCGCCTGTGCGAAGCATTTCGTCGCCTACGGCGCAGTCAACGCGGGGCGGGAGTACGCCGCCGTGGACATCTCCGAGCGAACCTTGCGCGAGGTCCATCTGCCGGGCTTCGCAGCAGCGGTCCGCGCCGGCGTCGCCACGCTGATGCCCGCCTTCACCGATCTCAACGGCGTGCCGATGACGGCGCACATCCCCTTGCTGCGCGACTGGCTGCGCGGCGAGATGGGCTGGGACGGCGTCATCGTCAGCGACTACAACGCGATCGCGGAATTGATCAAGCATGGCGTCGCGGCCGATCTCGCCGATGCCGCGGTACTGGCGCTGAAGGCCGGCGTCGACATCGACATGATGGCCGACGCGTATCGCAAGGGTTTGCCGATCGCCCTCGAGCAGGGACGGGTGACGATCGAAGAGATCGACGCCAGCGTGCGCCGCGTGTTGCGGCTCAAGGAGCAGCTCGGCCTGTTCGACGACCCCTACCGCCGCGGCGCGACGCCGGAACCCCCAACGGTTGTCGCCGAGCGGCACGCGCTGTCGCGCGACGCCGCGCGCAAGGCCATCGTCATGCTCAAGAACGAGCGGGACACCCTCCCCTTGCCTGCTGCACCGAAGGCACTGTGTGTCATCGGCCCGCTGGCCGACGCAAGCACCGAGATGAAAGGCCCGTGGTGGGGTGCCGGCGAACACGAGCCGGCCGTCAGCGTGCTTGCCGGCTTGCGCGCCGCGCTGCCGCAGACCGACATACGCCATGCACCGGGCGTCGCCATCGAGAGTGACGACGACAGCGGCATCGAAGCTGCCGCCCTGCTGTGCGACGGCACCGACGCCGTCCTGCTGTGCCTGGGCGAGCGTGCCACGATGAGCGGCGAGGCGGCGAGCCGCGCCACGCCCGCGCTCCCCGGCCGCCAACAGGTTCTGGCCGAAGCGGTGATGGCACGTGCACACGCGCTCGGCATTCCTGTCGTCGTCGTCCTGTTCTCGGGCCGCCCGCTCGTCGTTCCCTGGCTGGCCGAACACGCCGATGCGCTGCTGGCTGCATGGTTCCTCGGCATCGAAGCCGGCCATGCGATTGCCGACGTGGTCACGGGCCGGGCAACGCCAAGCGGCCGCACGCCGATGAGCTGGCCGCGCGCCGTCGGGCAGGTGCCGATCCACTTCGGCGAGCGTCCCACCGGCCGGCCGATCAATCCGGCCGACTACTTCACGAGCAAGTACCAGGACGTCGAAAATACGCCGCTGTATGCCTTCGGCCACGGCTTGACTTACGGCCGGTTCATCTACGACGAGCTTCAGGTCCAGCCGCAGCGCGTGTGCGAGCAGGACACGCTGAAGGTCAGCGTCAAACTGCGCAACGTCGGCGTGCGCGAGGCTGAGGAGACCGTGTTCCTGTTCGTTCGCGGCAAGCTGAGCCGTGTCACCCGGCCCTTGCTGGAACTCAAGGGCTGCGCGAAGCTGCGATTGATGCCTGGTGAGGCCGGCTCGGTGAATCTGGAGCTGCCGGCGGCCGAGTTACGCTACCTGGGGCCGGACCTGCAGCCCTTGTTCCAGGCGGGCGAAGTCGAGATCCTCGTCGGGCCAAGTGCCGAGCAATCAGGCTTGCTGCGCCAGACCATCGAGTTGTACTGA
- a CDS encoding LysR family transcriptional regulator encodes MATPDLRTLRYFVAVAEERSVGKAARRLNMAQPPLSVHIKNLEAALGTPLFRRAPHGMEITDAGNALFRRAKEALLLANEGFDAARAVGSGRRGRLTIGTMVVLSYLVLPRLENELRRRLPEVEIQYAELNAVNNIAALTNADVSVAICIPPIAQAGISAERIGSQPLMLAVRTDSPLARLASIPLARLSGLPLIGLPVPEGDVDKSVIASLLRRHDVSMPIAQRVETMMSALALVLAGKGVAILPACAQIGRPPGVVFRPLRNVDARMEIAACWRSDWDSPLIEPFLACARASLEEPM; translated from the coding sequence ATGGCTACACCAGACCTTCGAACCCTTCGCTATTTCGTGGCCGTTGCCGAGGAGCGCAGCGTCGGCAAGGCCGCGCGCCGGCTCAACATGGCGCAGCCGCCGCTGTCGGTGCACATCAAGAACCTCGAGGCGGCCCTGGGCACGCCGCTCTTTCGAAGGGCGCCGCACGGCATGGAAATTACCGATGCGGGCAATGCGCTGTTCCGGCGCGCGAAAGAGGCATTGCTGCTCGCCAACGAAGGCTTCGACGCGGCCCGCGCCGTCGGCTCGGGCCGCCGGGGCCGGCTCACCATCGGCACGATGGTCGTGCTGTCCTACCTGGTGCTGCCTCGGCTGGAAAACGAATTGCGGCGCAGGTTGCCGGAGGTGGAAATCCAGTATGCGGAGCTGAACGCCGTCAACAACATTGCGGCCCTCACCAACGCCGACGTGTCGGTGGCGATCTGCATTCCTCCCATTGCGCAGGCGGGCATTTCGGCCGAGCGCATCGGCAGCCAGCCCTTGATGCTCGCGGTGCGCACCGACTCACCGCTGGCGCGCCTGGCCAGCATTCCGCTGGCGCGGCTCTCGGGCCTGCCGCTCATCGGGTTGCCCGTGCCCGAGGGCGACGTCGACAAATCGGTCATCGCCTCGCTGCTGCGGCGGCACGACGTCAGCATGCCGATCGCGCAGCGGGTCGAGACGATGATGTCGGCACTGGCGCTGGTGCTGGCGGGGAAGGGCGTGGCGATATTGCCCGCCTGCGCGCAGATCGGTCGGCCGCCGGGCGTGGTGTTCAGGCCGTTGCGCAATGTCGATGCGCGGATGGAGATTGCGGCTTGCTGGCGCAGCGATTGGGACAGTCCGTTGATCGAGCCGTTTCTGGCTTGTGCGCGGGCGTCGCTGGAAGAGCCGATGTAG
- a CDS encoding glucoamylase family protein, whose protein sequence is MLKDDRNPRALAALPDEALLDAVQRQTFRYFWDGADAVSGLALDRRTLVAATGQDLADERVAIGGTGFGIMALIVAVERGWVTRDAALERLGRMRDALMRAKRYHGAFPHFMDGASGATIPMSPKDDAGDLVETSFLCMGLLCARQYFSEDTAAARRLRADIDTLWHEVEWNWFTQGGRDVLYWHWSPNHGWAMNHEVHGWNECLITYFLAAAAPRHAIDPKVYHRGFASGPDFRNGHSYQGIELPLGPPNAGPLFFAHYSFCGLDPRGLKDRYADYWDLNTRHVRINRAHCVANPRGYPGYGESCWGLTASDDPDGYLAHDPNNDNGTISPTAALASLPYAPAEVMRVLRHFLTAHGERLWRDYGFVDAFCEQRGWFADTYLAIDQGPIVVMMENHRTGLLWKLFMSVPEVQAGLRALDFSSPHLGSPAP, encoded by the coding sequence GTGCTGAAGGATGACAGGAACCCGAGGGCACTTGCAGCCCTGCCCGATGAAGCCTTGCTCGACGCCGTGCAGCGGCAGACCTTCCGCTACTTCTGGGACGGTGCGGATGCCGTCAGCGGCCTGGCGCTCGACCGCCGCACGCTCGTGGCGGCCACGGGCCAAGACCTGGCCGACGAGAGGGTCGCGATCGGCGGCACGGGCTTCGGCATCATGGCCTTGATCGTCGCGGTGGAGCGCGGCTGGGTCACGCGCGACGCGGCGCTGGAGCGCCTGGGGCGCATGCGGGACGCCCTCATGCGCGCCAAGCGCTACCACGGCGCCTTCCCGCACTTCATGGACGGGGCGAGCGGCGCGACGATCCCGATGAGCCCGAAGGACGACGCCGGCGATCTGGTCGAGACCTCGTTCCTCTGCATGGGCCTGCTCTGCGCTCGCCAGTATTTCAGCGAGGACACGGCTGCGGCGCGCCGGTTGCGCGCCGACATCGACACGCTGTGGCACGAGGTCGAATGGAACTGGTTCACCCAGGGCGGGCGTGACGTGCTGTACTGGCACTGGAGCCCGAACCACGGCTGGGCGATGAACCATGAGGTGCACGGCTGGAACGAGTGCCTGATCACCTACTTCCTGGCGGCGGCCGCGCCGCGCCATGCGATCGATCCGAAGGTCTACCACCGCGGTTTCGCCTCCGGCCCGGACTTTCGCAACGGCCACTCGTACCAAGGCATCGAACTGCCGCTGGGCCCGCCGAACGCCGGCCCGCTGTTCTTTGCGCACTACTCGTTCTGCGGCCTCGATCCACGCGGCCTGAAGGATCGCTACGCCGACTACTGGGATCTCAACACCCGCCACGTGCGGATCAACCGCGCCCACTGCGTCGCCAATCCGCGGGGCTACCCGGGCTATGGGGAATCGTGCTGGGGCCTGACCGCGAGCGACGACCCCGATGGTTATCTCGCGCACGATCCGAACAACGACAACGGCACCATCTCGCCGACGGCCGCACTGGCCAGCCTGCCGTACGCGCCGGCCGAGGTGATGCGGGTGCTGCGGCATTTCCTCACCGCGCACGGCGAGCGGCTGTGGAGAGACTACGGCTTTGTCGATGCATTCTGCGAGCAGCGAGGCTGGTTCGCAGACACCTACCTTGCCATCGACCAGGGCCCGATCGTCGTGATGATGGAGAACCATCGGACGGGTCTTCTGTGGAAACTGTTCATGAGCGTGCCCGAAGTTCAGGCCGGGTTGCGCGCCCTGGACTTCAGCAGCCCGCATCTGGGGTCGCCTGCACCGTGA